Proteins co-encoded in one Leptospira fletcheri genomic window:
- a CDS encoding efflux RND transporter periplasmic adaptor subunit, whose amino-acid sequence MRSFFQSLLSNRFLRYIVYVFFIYLGIYFLFSRLSRGSSNKFFSKLDSTLFKPLSSFRREDDAREFGVEQGAVSISAMKVDEKSISPNIDISGLIDFTEKVDLYSKIGGRLEKIFVKEGEEVSQGQKLFKVESLQMELELMKQQATLESSRSQVKLAKEKYDKARMGVYAKIQEMEKSRAVFEKTKEELEKARNTFLGIEEIYKAGGMSREEFETAKLNLTAKETSFGISKRDLEIHSINLTDEDIIKNGFVVPKSREDKLELFKEINTQIEKAELEVADGVFRSHEAQVNSTKTMLKETIIFSPIKGVVAKRYKNEGELLTGTSGNQAVLTVINIDKVYGVLNISETDSTVLKKGMKVEFTADVYKESKFRGQVETVSPLVDQKAHTVEVRALVDNKDRRLKPGMFIRANVVLGSPVPTILIPSTAVLSNDSGRNSVFLVREGHCYTNDVKIGKKQGDEIEILQGLQKDDVILLDRLSQLRDGMAVSPSFVR is encoded by the coding sequence ATGCGATCTTTTTTTCAGTCTTTGCTGTCGAATCGTTTTCTTCGGTATATAGTTTACGTATTTTTCATATACTTAGGCATTTATTTTCTTTTTTCCAGACTTTCCCGCGGCTCGTCGAACAAGTTTTTTTCTAAATTGGATTCCACGCTGTTTAAACCCCTAAGTTCCTTTAGGCGTGAGGATGATGCTAGGGAATTCGGAGTCGAGCAAGGAGCTGTTTCGATTTCCGCAATGAAAGTGGATGAAAAGTCGATCTCTCCCAATATCGATATTTCCGGTTTAATCGATTTTACCGAAAAGGTGGATTTATATTCCAAAATCGGCGGGCGGCTGGAAAAAATATTCGTAAAGGAAGGGGAAGAAGTTTCTCAAGGGCAAAAACTGTTTAAAGTCGAAAGTCTCCAGATGGAACTCGAATTGATGAAACAGCAGGCGACTTTGGAATCATCCCGGTCTCAGGTCAAATTGGCGAAGGAAAAATACGATAAGGCGCGGATGGGCGTGTACGCCAAAATCCAGGAGATGGAAAAAAGCCGCGCAGTTTTTGAAAAGACCAAAGAGGAACTGGAAAAGGCTCGTAATACGTTTCTCGGTATTGAAGAGATTTATAAAGCTGGGGGAATGAGCCGCGAAGAATTCGAGACCGCCAAATTGAATCTTACGGCAAAGGAAACGTCCTTCGGCATTTCAAAACGGGATTTGGAAATCCATAGCATTAATCTTACAGACGAAGACATCATAAAAAACGGTTTCGTTGTACCAAAATCGAGAGAGGACAAACTCGAGCTTTTTAAAGAAATCAATACCCAGATCGAAAAAGCGGAGTTAGAGGTCGCGGACGGGGTTTTTAGATCACATGAGGCCCAGGTGAACTCCACCAAGACGATGCTCAAGGAAACGATCATATTTTCTCCTATTAAGGGTGTAGTTGCCAAAAGATACAAAAACGAAGGGGAACTTCTAACGGGCACTTCCGGAAACCAGGCGGTTCTAACCGTAATCAATATCGATAAGGTTTACGGAGTTCTGAATATTTCTGAAACGGATTCGACCGTTTTGAAGAAAGGGATGAAAGTCGAATTTACGGCCGACGTTTATAAGGAGTCCAAGTTTCGGGGCCAAGTGGAGACAGTTAGCCCTTTGGTGGACCAAAAGGCACATACCGTAGAAGTCCGCGCTTTAGTGGATAATAAGGATAGGAGATTGAAGCCCGGAATGTTCATCCGGGCCAACGTAGTATTGGGATCGCCGGTTCCGACAATCCTGATTCCTTCCACGGCTGTCCTTTCGAATGATTCCGGCAGGAACTCCGTCTTTTTGGTAAGGGAAGGTCATTGTTATACGAACGACGTTAAGATCGGCAAGAAGCAGGGGGACGAAATCGAAATCCTCCAAGGTCTCCAGAAGGACGACGTCATTTTATTGGATCGTTTGTCTCAGCTTAGAGACGGTATGGCGGTCTCTCCTAGTTTTGTCCGCTAA
- a CDS encoding efflux RND transporter permease subunit, with amino-acid sequence MESILKFCVRRPVTVSMVWTALVMFGLIALQRLKINLMPELEFPKVTIVTAYPNSSAEEVENLITKPVSDAVGTVGGVESVNSESFEGRSVVTIQFSNRTSLEYAVINVRERIDLVRDLLPQDASKPVVTRFDPSLSAFQEIVIFPQGRITDRDLRSFLNDNVRVYFERIEGLASVQFSGGFQREISVQIDSDKMNAYNISLFDVRRAINSSNVSAPAGSLPVGDKDYLVRAVGEYDSIESIAETIVGNNSQGIPIRLGSFSAIRSGYRERTGIARYNGKECIIAYLYKESGRNSVEISDNVQRELTSINNKFKNELKAEIVYDESKFIKESISGVTGALVSGMILAFFVLVFLLRNVKSPLILLTVIPASLFSTLLLFYIFGISLNMMSLGGMALGIGMLFDTSNVVFSAIERNLSRGMEVAKAAVNGTSEVTGSVVSATLTTVIVFLPIIFFKSMIGIVFGEMAIAITISLLMSLFASLTVIPMLTVVLYDIPLEPAFLKEKVFERSEDFHRNLLAKYEARLSHYLDKPKSLFVLIGLLFVFSIAFLFIIPKEFIPKVDTGEFSILLKTRNGSSLEATSDAVESVERVLSAEKDTKSVISRIGYEEDQLSGRRNGNWGTNRAAIRVVLKDGGRSSDSFIRSVRKKFHFSEEVELHFENSGDILASVVSPDSNGLSLEILGEDLRTLSDIGEKLKSILSKIPGVKDPRLSMEDKAIEYELSFDPIKASMLGLNNDYLSNYLRIANYGSIVTKIKVADRSTDVRMGFRKEDVDSLQKILDTNIQAPNGSLVRLSQIGKVERTNSPISIIRSGNSRVNLATADLDLKAANNPIEDVKDAISRLKLPDGYRIKFSGEQENIEKSFSDLSLSFVLAIVLIYMLLASQFESLLYSLIMICTIPLMFIGVFPALFLFGKSLNVSSFMGLVLLLGVVVDNAALYYEYVHLLLKQNLPLKKVILDSGRIVLRPILMNNATTILGLIPIMFELQRGTEFQSPMAIVVIVGLFTSFFFSLYLIPVLFFHLLSRKAR; translated from the coding sequence ATGGAAAGCATTCTTAAGTTTTGCGTTCGCCGACCCGTAACCGTATCCATGGTTTGGACGGCCCTGGTAATGTTCGGATTGATCGCCTTACAGAGGCTGAAGATCAATTTGATGCCCGAACTCGAGTTTCCGAAAGTAACGATCGTTACTGCGTATCCGAATTCCTCCGCCGAAGAAGTGGAAAATCTGATCACAAAACCCGTATCAGACGCGGTAGGCACTGTCGGCGGAGTAGAATCGGTGAATTCCGAATCTTTCGAAGGCAGGTCGGTCGTTACGATCCAGTTTTCGAACCGTACCTCCTTGGAATACGCGGTCATCAATGTCCGCGAAAGGATCGATTTGGTACGGGATCTTTTACCTCAGGACGCAAGTAAACCCGTCGTTACCAGGTTCGATCCTTCCCTTTCTGCATTTCAGGAAATCGTAATTTTTCCGCAGGGTAGAATCACCGATCGGGATCTTCGATCCTTTTTGAACGACAATGTTAGGGTCTATTTCGAGCGGATCGAAGGACTTGCTTCCGTTCAATTTTCCGGAGGTTTTCAGCGGGAAATTTCGGTACAAATCGATTCCGATAAGATGAATGCGTATAATATCTCTTTGTTCGACGTCCGCCGGGCAATCAATTCCTCCAACGTAAGCGCTCCCGCCGGCAGCCTTCCGGTCGGGGATAAGGATTATCTCGTGAGAGCGGTCGGGGAGTACGATTCGATCGAATCCATTGCGGAAACCATAGTCGGAAATAATTCCCAGGGGATTCCTATTCGTTTGGGATCGTTCAGTGCGATCCGTTCGGGGTATCGAGAGAGAACCGGAATCGCAAGATATAACGGTAAAGAATGTATCATCGCGTATTTGTATAAGGAATCGGGACGGAATTCCGTCGAAATCTCCGACAACGTTCAGAGAGAGCTTACCTCGATCAACAACAAGTTCAAAAACGAACTGAAAGCCGAGATCGTATATGACGAATCCAAGTTCATCAAGGAATCCATTTCGGGGGTTACAGGCGCTCTCGTTTCCGGAATGATTTTGGCCTTCTTCGTACTTGTTTTCCTTTTGAGAAACGTTAAGAGTCCGTTGATTCTTCTGACGGTGATTCCGGCTTCCTTGTTTTCCACTCTGCTTTTATTTTATATCTTCGGCATTTCCCTTAACATGATGTCCTTGGGCGGTATGGCGCTCGGCATCGGGATGCTTTTCGATACCAGTAACGTGGTTTTTTCCGCAATCGAAAGGAATCTATCCAGAGGAATGGAAGTCGCAAAGGCGGCAGTGAACGGAACGTCGGAAGTGACCGGCTCGGTCGTTTCCGCAACTCTTACTACCGTTATCGTCTTTCTTCCGATCATTTTCTTTAAGAGTATGATCGGTATCGTTTTCGGCGAAATGGCTATCGCAATCACTATCTCGCTTTTGATGAGTTTATTCGCCTCCTTGACCGTGATTCCGATGCTGACTGTCGTTCTTTACGATATTCCTTTGGAACCGGCCTTCTTGAAGGAAAAAGTGTTCGAGCGTTCCGAGGATTTTCATAGGAATCTTTTAGCAAAATACGAAGCGCGTCTTTCCCATTATTTAGATAAACCAAAATCTCTCTTCGTTTTGATTGGTCTTTTATTCGTATTTTCGATCGCGTTTCTTTTTATTATTCCGAAGGAATTTATTCCAAAGGTGGATACAGGAGAGTTTTCGATTCTACTAAAAACGAGGAATGGTTCTTCTTTGGAGGCCACATCCGATGCGGTGGAGTCCGTGGAGAGGGTTTTATCTGCGGAAAAAGATACGAAAAGCGTCATTTCTAGGATCGGATACGAAGAAGATCAATTGTCCGGAAGAAGAAACGGCAATTGGGGGACAAATCGGGCGGCTATCCGGGTCGTGTTAAAGGATGGCGGGAGATCTTCGGACTCGTTTATCCGAAGTGTGAGAAAGAAATTCCATTTTTCCGAAGAAGTGGAACTTCATTTCGAGAACAGCGGTGATATTCTCGCCTCCGTGGTTTCTCCGGACTCTAACGGACTTAGCTTGGAGATTTTGGGAGAGGATCTCCGTACTTTGAGCGATATCGGCGAAAAGCTGAAATCCATTCTCTCCAAAATTCCGGGCGTCAAAGATCCTCGCCTCAGCATGGAGGATAAAGCGATCGAATACGAATTGAGTTTCGACCCCATTAAGGCTAGCATGCTCGGCCTTAATAACGACTATCTGTCCAATTATCTTAGGATCGCCAATTACGGATCGATCGTCACCAAAATCAAGGTCGCGGATCGTAGCACGGATGTTCGTATGGGTTTCCGCAAGGAAGACGTGGATTCCCTCCAAAAAATTTTGGATACGAATATCCAGGCTCCGAACGGCAGCTTGGTGCGATTGTCCCAGATCGGAAAAGTGGAAAGGACGAATTCTCCGATTTCCATTATTCGATCCGGGAATTCCCGGGTGAATCTTGCTACCGCCGATCTGGACTTGAAAGCGGCCAATAATCCGATTGAAGACGTAAAGGATGCGATTTCGCGTCTGAAGTTGCCTGACGGTTATCGGATTAAATTCTCGGGCGAACAGGAGAATATAGAGAAATCCTTTTCCGACCTTAGCCTTTCCTTCGTTTTAGCGATCGTACTTATCTATATGCTGCTAGCGAGCCAATTCGAATCTCTATTGTATTCTTTGATTATGATTTGCACGATCCCTCTTATGTTTATCGGGGTCTTTCCGGCATTGTTTCTTTTTGGAAAGAGTCTTAACGTGAGTTCCTTCATGGGGCTCGTGCTTTTACTTGGAGTCGTCGTAGACAACGCTGCTCTTTATTACGAGTACGTTCATCTCCTTTTAAAACAGAATCTCCCCTTGAAGAAAGTGATTTTAGATAGCGGGCGGATCGTTTTGAGACCTATTCTGATGAATAACGCCACCACTATTCTCGGTTTGATTCCCATCATGTTCGAACTTCAGAGGGGTACCGAATTCCAATCTCCGATGGCGATCGTAGTGATCGTGGGACTCTTCACTTCCTTTTTCTTTAGCTTGTATCTGATTCCCGTCCTTTTCTTTCATTTATTGAGCCGTAAGGCGCGCTGA
- a CDS encoding efflux RND transporter permease subunit, producing the protein MQPESRNRNLKRPLTVAMFFAGLLLFGVLSFFQVPLTLFPTSDYPGLTISVEYPGADVGTVEETLTIPIEEIISSVGGIEEIRSSAERGRSEINVEFQKGSDLDLKGLEIRERVDLVSGRFPREVHKPMIYHYDPDQKPVLILSLESDKFDFTTLRSIADNELKRYLENIEGVSKIAASGGKLREILIGCDMQKLRAYGLDLHEIQKVLQANNRSASIGSVRSEGNRFNMFLSGKYRNLREIQKQPILSKESGKTFFLEEVADISYSFRDESSSARINGKDTVSVYVYKSSVGNPLQISSDVDKTLAELKLPHVKFNIAYDQSDTVRKTYRNTAISVVFGMIALGISLLVRKKYGNFEVFSTLLVQFIVIFFLFQFLLFVFKANYDIIVLCAETIGFALWIVLYPFLSKGGKYGEEFDFEHTAGEFLSLVIIVLSLCFPLYYLDRDTGESTLRFGTFLSLYLSLCYFSFGPLHSILDLARRRFQRNYTMIPMEESDSYTSLPDFPSRFHLSRRRLIPVFLVIVILGIWRFVSVEKELFYSVENRKILGFVELPADFNFPQTDAITKEVENKILQFPGVTEVASRIEPGHSFLVITLDEGKIKSDEFINGIKKEVGGLKPAFCYFSRESESSKFKEVKIDILGDNYNRLNDLAQDLAGKASSISGVEDVILNYKAPRDELELSLNHQKISNSTLSNSEVAGFLKTAIQGSVISKFLDDNRELDIRLRALKEFRNSPQSLEKLVVKNQMGKYIPVPELSSKKESRTPTKIFRKNKKRTLSFSILSSGLSFSEIKNSVLKELGKDLPENYFIELGRNMERIVETERRLYGVLGFSFLLIFMILASYFESFFKPLPILLASLPIFFATLILASFVFGSLSLPVYLALLLTVAVVCFQSLFLVRNPKLKSAGWGRESFLAVSIFFLPQILFPREGGKFLMEFEVTILVGMACSMLGLYFVRFQSSTSNEKLSVSEIVSVVSEPILSKRKTKKKTK; encoded by the coding sequence ATGCAACCAGAGAGCCGAAATCGAAATCTGAAACGACCTCTTACAGTAGCCATGTTTTTTGCAGGCCTGTTGTTGTTCGGGGTCCTTTCCTTTTTTCAGGTTCCGCTGACTCTCTTTCCGACTTCGGACTATCCTGGATTGACGATCTCCGTGGAATATCCGGGAGCGGATGTCGGTACTGTGGAAGAAACGCTAACGATTCCGATTGAGGAGATCATTTCCAGCGTGGGCGGGATCGAGGAGATTCGTTCCTCCGCGGAACGAGGTAGGTCCGAAATCAACGTGGAATTTCAGAAAGGTTCCGATCTGGATCTGAAGGGATTAGAGATCCGGGAACGAGTGGATCTCGTATCGGGTCGATTTCCGCGGGAAGTGCATAAGCCGATGATCTATCATTATGATCCGGATCAAAAGCCGGTACTGATTCTTTCGCTAGAAAGCGATAAGTTCGATTTTACGACCCTACGGAGTATTGCGGATAACGAACTGAAACGGTATTTGGAAAATATAGAGGGCGTGAGCAAAATCGCTGCGTCCGGCGGCAAACTCCGGGAAATTCTGATCGGCTGTGACATGCAAAAGCTTCGGGCCTACGGTTTAGACCTGCATGAAATTCAGAAAGTACTGCAGGCAAACAATCGATCCGCCTCCATTGGTTCGGTACGATCGGAAGGAAACCGTTTCAACATGTTCTTGTCCGGCAAGTACCGTAATTTACGGGAGATCCAAAAACAGCCCATTCTTTCCAAGGAATCGGGTAAGACGTTTTTTTTGGAGGAGGTCGCCGACATTTCCTACTCTTTTCGGGACGAGTCCAGTTCAGCTCGGATCAACGGAAAAGACACCGTTAGCGTTTACGTTTATAAATCTTCCGTAGGGAATCCCCTTCAAATTTCTTCCGACGTCGATAAGACTTTAGCGGAGCTGAAACTCCCGCACGTCAAATTTAATATCGCTTACGACCAGTCGGATACGGTCCGCAAAACTTACCGTAATACCGCTATTTCCGTCGTGTTCGGTATGATCGCTCTGGGAATTTCCCTCTTGGTTCGAAAGAAATACGGTAACTTCGAAGTTTTTTCCACTTTACTAGTTCAATTTATCGTAATCTTTTTTTTGTTCCAATTTCTGCTGTTCGTCTTTAAGGCAAACTACGACATAATTGTCCTTTGCGCAGAAACGATCGGATTCGCTTTGTGGATCGTACTTTATCCTTTTCTGTCCAAAGGAGGAAAATACGGGGAAGAATTCGACTTCGAACATACCGCGGGAGAATTTTTGTCGCTTGTCATCATCGTTCTTTCCCTTTGTTTTCCTCTCTACTACCTGGATCGAGACACCGGAGAATCGACATTACGATTCGGGACGTTTCTTTCCCTGTATCTTAGTCTCTGCTATTTTTCTTTCGGCCCTTTGCACAGTATTCTAGATCTTGCACGGAGGAGATTCCAGCGCAATTATACGATGATTCCTATGGAAGAGTCCGATTCCTATACGAGTCTCCCGGATTTTCCCTCTCGTTTCCATCTTTCTCGGCGGCGACTCATTCCTGTGTTTTTGGTGATCGTTATTTTGGGGATTTGGAGATTCGTTTCGGTGGAAAAAGAATTGTTCTACTCGGTGGAAAACCGAAAGATTTTGGGTTTTGTGGAGCTCCCCGCTGATTTTAATTTTCCGCAAACGGACGCGATTACAAAGGAAGTGGAGAATAAGATCCTTCAGTTCCCTGGAGTTACCGAAGTTGCGTCGCGGATCGAGCCGGGGCATTCCTTTTTGGTGATCACTCTAGACGAGGGTAAAATCAAATCGGACGAATTTATCAACGGTATCAAAAAAGAAGTCGGCGGTTTAAAGCCTGCTTTTTGTTACTTTTCACGGGAATCCGAATCCTCCAAATTCAAGGAAGTAAAGATCGATATTTTGGGAGATAATTATAATCGCCTAAACGATTTGGCGCAGGATTTGGCGGGAAAAGCTTCCTCTATCTCCGGAGTGGAAGACGTGATCCTGAACTATAAGGCCCCCAGGGACGAATTAGAGCTTTCTCTGAATCATCAGAAAATTTCGAATTCCACTTTGAGTAACTCGGAGGTCGCAGGCTTTTTGAAAACGGCGATCCAAGGTTCGGTTATTTCTAAATTCCTGGATGATAACCGGGAATTGGATATTCGCCTGCGCGCTCTTAAGGAATTCAGGAACTCCCCCCAAAGTTTGGAAAAGTTGGTCGTTAAAAACCAAATGGGGAAATACATTCCCGTCCCCGAACTTTCCTCAAAAAAGGAGTCCCGAACCCCTACGAAGATCTTCCGAAAAAACAAAAAAAGAACCCTATCCTTTTCCATTTTGAGTTCGGGGCTTTCTTTTTCAGAGATCAAAAATTCCGTACTTAAAGAGCTCGGTAAGGACCTTCCCGAAAACTATTTTATCGAATTAGGCAGGAATATGGAGAGGATCGTGGAGACAGAACGTCGTCTTTACGGAGTTTTGGGTTTTTCCTTTCTTTTGATCTTCATGATTTTGGCGTCCTATTTCGAATCATTTTTTAAACCCTTGCCGATTTTACTCGCGAGCTTACCGATCTTTTTCGCGACTTTGATCCTGGCTTCTTTCGTCTTCGGCTCGCTTTCTCTTCCGGTTTATCTCGCATTGCTTCTCACGGTCGCGGTCGTATGTTTTCAATCTCTATTTTTGGTCAGAAATCCGAAATTGAAGTCGGCAGGTTGGGGTAGGGAGTCCTTTCTCGCGGTGTCGATTTTTTTCCTCCCTCAGATTCTGTTTCCTAGGGAAGGAGGTAAATTCCTGATGGAATTCGAAGTTACGATTCTAGTCGGAATGGCATGTTCCATGCTCGGGCTTTATTTCGTTCGCTTCCAATCTTCGACGTCGAACGAGAAATTATCCGTTTCCGAAATTGTCTCCGTAGTTTCCGAACCTATCTTGTCGAAACGCAAGACCAAAAAGAAAACCAAATGA
- a CDS encoding MORN repeat-containing protein, with product MKKKKEPKITESPAPRTFQAPPSSQIGEGRKGFVPFLKSIAAIVSSRFRALSGSIRVAVAIVFVAVIFLFLRSWGNAKCISGNCKDGLGSLEYRNGDIYEGMLKDKVPVGYGVYRNPQGDYFQGSWLNGLKHGEGEYTYPNGAKYEGTFVMNHKQGNGTYTWADGTVLKGYWLNDEPEGKAVLRLPDGTSLSGTYSHGVISEGEGIYMYVDGSKYIGSWKGGKRDGFGTLVSPEGLIVFRGTWAMDRQLEQREERIVPKTEPTTPTKKHHKGKRK from the coding sequence ATGAAGAAAAAAAAAGAACCCAAAATCACGGAATCCCCGGCGCCTCGGACGTTTCAGGCTCCACCATCGTCTCAGATAGGAGAAGGAAGAAAAGGTTTCGTTCCTTTTTTGAAATCCATTGCAGCGATTGTGTCCTCCAGATTCCGCGCTCTGTCCGGATCGATTAGAGTCGCAGTCGCCATCGTTTTTGTTGCAGTGATTTTTCTGTTTTTACGGTCGTGGGGAAATGCCAAGTGCATCTCCGGAAACTGTAAGGACGGTCTCGGCTCCTTGGAATATCGTAACGGAGACATTTACGAAGGGATGCTGAAGGATAAGGTTCCTGTCGGATACGGAGTGTACCGAAATCCCCAGGGAGATTATTTTCAGGGTAGTTGGTTAAACGGGCTCAAGCACGGCGAAGGCGAATATACTTATCCGAATGGCGCCAAATATGAAGGTACGTTCGTCATGAATCATAAACAGGGAAACGGAACGTACACTTGGGCTGATGGTACCGTTTTGAAAGGTTATTGGTTGAACGATGAACCGGAAGGGAAGGCAGTTTTACGACTACCCGACGGCACAAGCCTCTCGGGAACCTATTCCCACGGTGTGATTTCCGAAGGGGAAGGAATTTATATGTATGTAGACGGTTCCAAATACATTGGATCGTGGAAAGGAGGAAAAAGAGACGGATTCGGCACTCTCGTTTCCCCCGAAGGTTTGATCGTATTTCGCGGAACCTGGGCAATGGACCGTCAGTTAGAACAAAGGGAAGAACGAATCGTCCCGAAAACGGAACCGACGACTCCGACAAAAAAACACCATAAAGGAAAAAGAAAATGA